ATTGCTCGCGGAAGGCAAGCTCTGATCAAATTTCGCCGGGCCTCAGCGCGCGTGCAAGAGCGCCAGCAGCACCACGACGGCGCAGGCGAGCGCCGTCGTGGTCAGCTTCCAGAACATCAGCGGGCTGCGCTCCAGCAGCGGCGTGATGCGCGTGTCGAGATAGGCCGGATTGGGCGTGCGGAGCTCGAAGACAAATTCGGAGAGATCCTCATGCCGCTTGTACGGATCGGGATGCAGCGCGCGCTTCAGCGCACCATCGACCCAGGCCGGCACATTGCGGTCGTCGTCGGCCGGGCGATATTGAAGCTTCCGCACGTCCGCCTTGCGTCGGATCCTCGCGATCTGCGTGCCATAGGGCAGCTTTCCCGTCAGCATCTGGTAGCAGATCACGGCCAGCGAAAACATGTCGGAGCGCGGCGAGCCGCCCTGGCCAAGAAAATACTCCGGCGCGGTGTACTGGACCGTTCCCAGGATGTCGTCGGCCTCGTCCCCAGGCGCAGCCTCTGCAACGCCTGCGACCCTGACCGATCCGAAGTCGATGATCTTGGCGGTGCCGGTCTTGTCGATCAGGATGTTGTCGGGCCTGAGATCCTGATGCAGCATCTCCATGCGGTGAAAGGCGCGCAGGCCCGCGGCGATCTGCTCGATGATGCCGCGGACGGTTTCGAGATCGGGGCGGGGATTGTCGGTCATCCACTGCTTCAGGGTCTGGCCCTCGACGTACTCGGTCGCAACGTAGAGGTAGCCGCGCCGTTTCGACTGTGACAGCGGCTTAAGCACGTGCGGGCTGTCGATCCGGCGCGCGATCCATTCCTCCATCAGGAAGCGCTTGAGATAGGCGGCATTGTCGCGCAAATCGACCGACGGCAGCTTGAGCGCGACCGGCTCCTCGGTCTCCACATCGACGGCGAGATAGATGTGGCTGCGGCTGCTGCCGTGAATCTCCCGGACGATCCGGTAGCCGTCGAAGATCGCGCGCGGCTCCGGCAGCGGCGGCAGCGGCAACTGCGAGGTCTGACTGAAGATGCCGGCCGGCTCGCGCTGGGGCACCGCATCGATGCGCAGGATCTGGACGGTGATATTGTCGTCGCTGCCGCGCCGGTAGGCTTCCTCGACGATGGCTTTCGCCGCGCCGTCGAGTTCGGCTGCATGCTCGTTCAGGGCGCTCGTGACGAAGCGCGCGTCGACGAATTCATAGGCGCCGTCGGTCGCCAAAAGGAAGGTGTCGCCCGCTTCCACCTCGAAGGCCTGGTAGTCGATCTCGAGCTGCGGATTGATGCCGAGCGCGCGGCCGAGATAGGTCTGCTCCGAGGAGACGATGATGCGGTGATCGTCGGTCAGCTGCTCGAGTGCCTTGCCGGCGACGCGATAGACGCGGCAATCGCCGACATGGAAGATGTGCGCGGTAGTCGCCTTGATGACCATGGCGCTGAGCGTGCAGACATAGCCCTTGTCGCGGTCATAGGCATATTGGCTTTTGCGCGTCTGCGCATGCAGCCAGGAATTGGTGGCGTCCAGCACGCGGCGGGCGGAGGTCTTCACCGTCCAGGATTCCGACGTGCAGTAGTAATCCATCAGGAAGCTCTTGACCGCCGACTCGCTGGCGATCTGGCTCACTGCACTG
This genomic stretch from Bradyrhizobium daqingense harbors:
- a CDS encoding bifunctional protein-serine/threonine kinase/phosphatase, with protein sequence MTMSPGLSISVGQHSDKGRKPINQDFHGVLIPEEPLLSLKGIAAVLADGISSSAVSQIASESAVKSFLMDYYCTSESWTVKTSARRVLDATNSWLHAQTRKSQYAYDRDKGYVCTLSAMVIKATTAHIFHVGDCRVYRVAGKALEQLTDDHRIIVSSEQTYLGRALGINPQLEIDYQAFEVEAGDTFLLATDGAYEFVDARFVTSALNEHAAELDGAAKAIVEEAYRRGSDDNITVQILRIDAVPQREPAGIFSQTSQLPLPPLPEPRAIFDGYRIVREIHGSSRSHIYLAVDVETEEPVALKLPSVDLRDNAAYLKRFLMEEWIARRIDSPHVLKPLSQSKRRGYLYVATEYVEGQTLKQWMTDNPRPDLETVRGIIEQIAAGLRAFHRMEMLHQDLRPDNILIDKTGTAKIIDFGSVRVAGVAEAAPGDEADDILGTVQYTAPEYFLGQGGSPRSDMFSLAVICYQMLTGKLPYGTQIARIRRKADVRKLQYRPADDDRNVPAWVDGALKRALHPDPYKRHEDLSEFVFELRTPNPAYLDTRITPLLERSPLMFWKLTTTALACAVVVLLALLHAR